A single genomic interval of Electrophorus electricus isolate fEleEle1 chromosome 4, fEleEle1.pri, whole genome shotgun sequence harbors:
- the LOC113583445 gene encoding thrombospondin type-1 domain-containing protein 4 isoform X3, with protein sequence MLRRLTLLLLSLHACALGMSWPQNPGCDELLGSGKVMDGCGVCGGDSTACRLVSGLFQHSLTRVGYHKVVEIPEGATKINVTEMVRSQNYLALRSRSGRSIINGNWAIDRPGKYEGGGTMFTYRRPNEISSTAGESFLAEGPTNEILDVFIIYQQTNPGVLYEYILPSENSAGTAANTEGNTVNGGVGIDQYGRSSQDAYEQEGGHRYPPLIPENLVPAAAPPRRHREYNWKLIGTTDCSATCGKGSSHTVFGCVHRATHERVSDSLCDGTAKPSPQDEPCNIQPCPAFWDIGEWSECSKSCGLGLQHRQVLCRQAYANRTLSVHASHCRHLPQPESSSPCQLKICSEWQLRSEWSPCSVPCGVGQRSREVLCVSNVGDVVEDEECNLKLRPSDMENCDMGPCAKSWFYTDWAEQCSAECGIGVRSRSVVCLTNHVSSLPLEACGSERPPEVQACNSGPCESRTEWFTGPWGQCSAECGTGSQQRAVACLTRSDEGFTVVPLYECSSLDKPLSQQTCHTKACGAKWHHTDWSACSKTCEGGFRVREVRCLADDMTPSETCEQGLKPEEQEECSPEPCLPHIDENCQDKYFNCNVVVQARLCVYNYYKMACCASCTRAAQRQTTFKNYR encoded by the exons AATCCCGGCTGTGATGAGCTGCTGGGCTCTGGGAAGGTGATGGAcggatgtggagtgtgtgggggagacaGCACAGCCTGCAGGCTGGTCTCTGGTCTCTTCCAGCACAGCCTGACCAGGGTGGGCTACCACAAGGTCGTGGAGATCCCAGAGGGAGCCACCAAGATCAATGTCACCGAGATGGTCAGGAGCCAGAATTACCTTG CTTTGCGGAGCCGTTCTGGACGTTCCATCATAAACGGTAACTGGGCCATCGACCGACCAGGAAAGTATGAGGGAGGTGGGACCATGTTCACATACCGGCGGCCCAATGAAATCAGCAGCACTGCCGGGGAGTCCTTTCTGGCAGAGGGCCCAACCAATGAGATCctggatgtgttt ATTATCTACCAGCAAACTAACCCGGGAGTGCTGTACGAATACATCCTGCCTTCCGAGAATTCCGCCGGCACGGCTGCTAACACAGAGG GGAATACCGTGAATGGAGGCGTGGGGATCGATCAGTACGGCCGGTCGTCCCAGGATGCATATGAACAGGAAGGGGGCCACAGGTACCCCCCTCTCATACCCGAGAACCTGGTACCCGCTGCTGCCCCACCACGCAGGCACAGAGAATACAACTGGAAGCTCATCGGGACAACCGACTGCAGCGCCACCTGTGGGAAAG GCAGCAGCCAtactgtgtttggctgtgtcCATCGGGCCACTCACGAGCGTGTGTCCGACAGCCTGTGTGACGGCACTGCCAAACCCAGCCCACAGGATGAGCCCTGCAACATCCAGCCTTGTCCTGCCTT CTGGGACATCGGTGAATGGTCCGAGTGCAGTAAGTCGTGCGGCCTGGGTTTGCAGCACCGGCAGGTTCTGTGTCGGCAGGCCTACGCCAACCGCACGCTTAGCGTGCACGCTTCCCACTGCCGCCACCTGCCACAGCCTGAGAGCAGCAGCCCGTGCCAGCTGAAGATCTGCAGCGAGTGGCAGCTCCGCTCCGAGTGGAGCCCG tgttCTGTGCCCTGCGGtgtgggtcagaggtcacggGAGGTGCTCTGCGTCAGCAACGTCGGTGACGTCGTGGAGGATGAGGAATGCAATCTGAAGCTCCGCCCCAGTGACATGGAGAACTGCGATATGGGACCATGCGCTAAGAGCTGGTTCTACACGGATTGGGCTGAGCAG TGCTCTGCAGAGTGTGGGATTGGTGTGCGTAGCCGCAGCGTGGTCTGTCTCACTAATCACGTTAGCAGTCTTCCTCTGGAGGCCTGTGGGTCAGAGCGCCCCCCAGAGGTGCAGGCCTGCAACAGTGGGCCCTGTGAGAGCCGTACTGAGTGGTTCACTGGGCCGTGGGGTCAG TGCTCTGCAGAGTGTGGCACgggcagccagcagagggcagtggcGTGTCTGACGAGGTCAGACGAGGGATTCACAGTGGTGCCACTGTATGAATGCTCTTCACTGGACAAGCCCCTCAGCCAGCAGACCTGCCATACCAAGGCCTGCGGAGCCAAGTGGCACCACACTGACTGGAGTGCA tgttccAAGACATGTGAGGGGGGATTCCGTGTGCGAGAGGTGCGCTGTCTCGCGGACGATATGACGCCGAGCGAGACATGCGAGCAAGGACTGAAACCAGAGGAGCAAGAGGAGTGCAGCCCTGAGCCCTGTCTACCACACATCG ATGAAAACTGCCAAGACAAGTACTTCAACTGCAATGTGGTGGTCCAGGctcgactgtgtgtgtataattactATAAGATGGCCTGCTGTGCCTCCTGTACACGCGCTGCCCAACGGCAGACGACGTTCAAAAACTACAGATAA